The Thiomonas sp. FB-Cd genome includes a window with the following:
- the rplC gene encoding 50S ribosomal protein L3 translates to MEKTMSTQALGLVARKVGMMRVFTDDGVSIPVTVLDVSRNAVAQVRQADKDGYSAVQVAFGATKPSSLTKAEAGHLAKAAIEPAKLLCEFRVPADVAAAYQPGAALSASLFAVGQYVDVRGLTIGKGYAGAIKRHHFSSNRASHGNSVTTRAPGSIGMAQDPGRVFPGKRMSGRLGGTNVTIQNLEVVRVDAERDLIMVKGSIPGADSGCVTLRPAVKKAGVQS, encoded by the coding sequence ATGGAGAAAACAATGAGTACGCAAGCACTCGGCCTTGTTGCGCGCAAGGTCGGCATGATGCGAGTCTTCACGGATGACGGGGTGTCGATTCCCGTGACCGTTCTGGACGTTTCTCGCAACGCCGTGGCGCAAGTCCGCCAGGCCGACAAGGATGGCTATAGCGCCGTCCAGGTTGCCTTCGGCGCGACGAAGCCTTCCTCGTTAACCAAAGCGGAAGCCGGCCACTTGGCCAAGGCTGCAATTGAGCCTGCCAAATTGCTTTGCGAATTCCGCGTCCCCGCCGATGTGGCCGCCGCCTATCAGCCGGGCGCTGCCCTGTCGGCTTCCCTGTTTGCCGTCGGCCAGTACGTGGACGTGCGTGGCCTGACCATCGGCAAGGGCTACGCCGGTGCCATCAAGCGCCACCACTTCTCCTCGAACCGGGCCTCCCATGGCAACTCGGTCACGACGCGTGCGCCGGGTTCCATCGGTATGGCGCAGGACCCGGGGCGTGTGTTCCCGGGCAAGCGCATGTCTGGCCGTTTGGGCGGGACCAATGTGACGATCCAGAATCTGGAGGTGGTCCGGGTTGACGCGGAGCGGGATCTGATCATGGTCAAGGGCTCAATCCCTGGCGCGGATTCAGGGTGTGTAACCTTGCGTCCCGCGGTCAAGAAAGCTGGAGTTCAGTCATGA
- the rpsJ gene encoding 30S ribosomal protein S10 produces the protein MQSQKIRIRLKAFDYRLIDQSALEIVDTAKRTGAIVKGPVPLPTRLQRFDVLRSPHVNKSSRDQFEIRTHQRLMDIVDPTDKTVDALMKLDLPAGVDVEIKLQ, from the coding sequence ATGCAAAGTCAAAAAATCCGCATTCGCCTCAAGGCATTCGACTATCGGCTCATCGACCAGTCCGCGCTTGAGATCGTTGATACCGCCAAGCGCACCGGTGCCATTGTGAAGGGGCCGGTTCCGCTTCCAACCCGCCTGCAGCGTTTCGACGTCCTGCGATCGCCACATGTGAACAAGAGTTCCCGCGATCAGTTCGAGATTCGCACGCATCAGCGGCTGATGGATATCGTCGATCCCACGGACAAGACGGTGGATGCGTTGATGAAGCTGGATCTGCCGGCTGGTGTGGATGTGGAAATTAAGTTGCAGTAA